A genomic region of Elaeis guineensis isolate ETL-2024a chromosome 9, EG11, whole genome shotgun sequence contains the following coding sequences:
- the LOC105051506 gene encoding LOW QUALITY PROTEIN: 2-alkenal reductase (NADP(+)-dependent) (The sequence of the model RefSeq protein was modified relative to this genomic sequence to represent the inferred CDS: inserted 1 base in 1 codon): MTGWEEYSLITATEDLFKIKYTDVPLSYYTGLLGMSGFTAYVGFHEICSPKKGEYVFVSAASGAVGQLVGXFAKLMGCYVVGSAGSDEKVNLLKSKFGFDEAFNYKKEPDLNAAVKS, from the exons ATGACTGGATGGGAAGAGTATAGCCTCATTACAGCAACAGAGGATCTTTTCAAGATCAAGTATACGGATGTACCCCTTTCTTATTACACTGGCCTTCTCG GCATGTCAGGATTCACAGCTTATGTGGGATTTCATGAGATCTGCTCACCTAAGAAAGGGGAATATGTTTTTGTGTCTGCTGCGTCAGGTGCTGTCGGACAGCTTGTTG AGTTCGCCAAATTAATGGGCTGCTACGTGGTTGGAAGTGCTGGCTCTGATGAAAAG GTCAACTTATTGAAGAGCAAGTTTGGTTTCGATGAGGCTTTTAATTATAAGAAGGAGCCTGACTTGAATGCAGCTGTAAAGAG TTGA
- the LOC105037560 gene encoding uncharacterized protein, whose translation MSSIKGFSSLAPKTKNLIVAGGLSGFVMGVYYYTMRAVGNTDELQVAIDKFEELKNKEEAETAATPRS comes from the coding sequence ATGTCGTCAATCAAGGGATTCAGCAGCCTTGCACCCAAGACCAAGAACCTGATTGTCGCAGGTGGGTTGTCTGGCTTTGTCATGGGTGTGTACTACTACACCATGAGAGCAGTTGGAAACACAGATGAGCTGCAGGTTGCAATCGACAAgtttgaagaattgaagaacaaggaGGAGGCCGAAACAGCTGCCACACCTCGGTCTTAA
- the LOC105051491 gene encoding uncharacterized protein: MDHIAAVEERMVSDRLRRKLEEVNVAAQDQLSTIQDYVNFSLQQAYFKCAYECFDRGRKQEDINNCVERCSVPVVNANNIVQTEMARFQERMNRSLMVCQDKFEAAKIQQKTNAMNDLESCVNQAIDDNIKTLAHIVDRIKASLSIS, translated from the exons ATGGACCACATAGCGGCAGTAGAAGAACGAATGGTATCCGATAGATTGAGAAGGAAGCTCGAGGAAGTGAACGTCGCGGCGCAGGATCAGCTCTCTACCATCCAAGACTACGTCAACTTCAGTCTCCAG CAAGCGTACTTCAAATGTGCGTATGAATGCTTCGACAGGGGGCGGAAGCAGGAGGATATCAACAACTGCGTGGAGCGTTGCAGTGTTCCTGTTGTCAATGCCAATAATATTGTTCAGACTGAAATGGCCAGATTTCAG GAACGAATGAACCGGTCTCTAATGGTATGCCAAGACAAGTTTGAAGCAGCAAAAATCCAGCAGAAAACAAATGCCATGAATGACTTGGAGTCCTGTGTCAATCAGGCTATTGACGACAATATAAAAACCCTTGCTCACATTGTTGACCGTATCAAGGCATCTCTCTCTATCAGTTGA